The genomic stretch GTTGATGCCGCAGGCCCTTCGAACCGACGCTCCTTGGATCATCATTTTAAGCTTCATCGCAGGTGGCGGCCTCTTTATCGCCATTGATAAGATAACCCACATCATCAACACCCGTGGCCAACAAGCAGGAGAAGAGGCCGGTCCTGGGATGATCTTTCTTGGCGTGGCGTTCGATCTCTTCAGCGATGGCATTATGATCGGTGCCGGGTCAACCATTGAGTTCAGTTTGGGCCTGCTGCTGGCTTTAGGCCAAACCCCGGCCGATTTTCCGGAAGGATTTGCCACCATAGCCGCTTTCAAAGCCAAAGGGGTTGCTCGCCGGATGCGCATTCTGGCAAATGTGGCGTTCGTCATTCCCCTCTTTCTCGGGACGACGATCGGCTACTGGGGGGTACGCGGCCGTCCGGAGATTTTCAAACTGGCGCTACTTGCTTTTACGGCGGGGATGCTGACCACGGTGGCGATCGAGGAGATTGTCCCTCAAGCACATCGCGGTAAAGAGGCCCGCCTCGCAACGACTATCTTTATTGCCGGCTTTGCGCTTTTTACATGGCTGTCGGTCTATTTTTGACCGGCCGCCCTCTTTTGTGACGGAGCCGAAATAAAATGAACCGGTTGAAGTTAATCGGAATGAATTTGAAACGTGAATTGAAGGTCTATCAGCGGATGCTCCGGCATCGCCGCACGCCGCGGACGGCCAAGCTTCTTCTCGCGCTCGCCGTCGGCTATGCCCTTTTG from Candidatus Manganitrophus noduliformans encodes the following:
- a CDS encoding ZIP family metal transporter; protein product: MEQYFTALAFAVLPALGNFAGGMVAEMFRISERTLSLALHGAAGIILAVVAVELMPQALRTDAPWIIILSFIAGGGLFIAIDKITHIINTRGQQAGEEAGPGMIFLGVAFDLFSDGIMIGAGSTIEFSLGLLLALGQTPADFPEGFATIAAFKAKGVARRMRILANVAFVIPLFLGTTIGYWGVRGRPEIFKLALLAFTAGMLTTVAIEEIVPQAHRGKEARLATTIFIAGFALFTWLSVYF